One Candidatus Baltobacteraceae bacterium genomic window, GGCTTCCAATTCGCCGCACAGCTCCTCTAAGGATTGTAACGCCGCGAGCAGCGGCTCTCGAGGGCCCGCAGGGTCAGCCGACTGCAACGAAACGCCCCGCGCCGCTGATGGGTGCGCCAAACCCCGGCGAAGCCACGACCGCGTTTGAAGGGTTCGAAATCTGCTTGAATTCGGCAACGGCGATGCTCCACATCGTCCGATAGTCCTTGAAATCCGGCAGTAGCCGCTCCACGCGCAGAGCACTCTTCTGCATGTTTGCCATTACGAGTTCGTGATGCCAAAATTCGTAGACTCTAAACAGGTTCTTGGAAACGTCGCCGCCGATCTCCATATCGAGCGAACCCATCAGTAGGCAGAGCGCTCGTTGGGCGCGCAGCAAATGTTTATGAATAGCCTCGATATCGCCGGGCTCCCGCACGAGCGTTTCAAGTCCCTGCGTGGC contains:
- a CDS encoding flagellar export chaperone FliS; translated protein: MKRSVEQQYLETSIATASKEDLIVKIFDVLINSATQGLETLVREPGDIEAIHKHLLRAQRALCLLMGSLDMEIGGDVSKNLFRVYEFWHHELVMANMQKSALRVERLLPDFKDYRTMWSIAVAEFKQISNPSNAVVASPGFGAPISGAGRFVAVG